From the Jilunia laotingensis genome, the window TCATTTCGATTGTCGATGCTTATGTCGATGCCGAATTGTCGAACTTCGACATCTCGCCCGACTTGAGTATGAGAATCGAACCGGCTATTATCAATGACAATTTTCACCCTAATTCCAGATCTGTGGGCGTGCAATGCTGCCTTCGATTTTAAGGAAAGCACTATTCAAAATTAAACAATTAAGAATGAAGAGAATAAAAAGCTATTATCCCCTTATCTTCTTTTTCCTGTTGGCAACCTCACAGGTAAAAGCACAAAGTGTAGACGTAACCATTAAAGAAAACGGAACCGAACGGCAAGAAAGCATAGAGCTTCCGAAAAGCATGACCTATCCGCTGGACAGCCTGCTGAGCGACTGGAAAGCGAAAAACTATATCGATTTAGGCAAGGATTGCAGTACCTCTGAAGTCAACCCGCAATTCAGTGATTCTGTATACATCGACCGCTTGTCACGAATTCCTGCTGTCATGGAAATGCCTTACAACGATATCGTGCGCAAGTTCATCGAGATGTATTCCGGCCGGCTACGCAGCCAAGTATCATTTATGCTGAGCGCCTGCAACTTCTACATGCCCATTTTCGAAGAAGCACTCGATGCTTACAATCTCCCGTTCGAATTGAAATACCTTCCCATCATCGAATCTGCCCTCAATCCATCGGCCGTATCCCGTGTCGGTGCATCCGGTCTATGGCAGTTCATGCTTGCTACGGGTAAAATGTATGGTCTGGAGTCAAACAGTCTTGTAGACGAACGCCGAGACCCGATAAAAGCGACCTGGGCGGCTGCCCGCTACTTGAAAGAGCTGTATGGCATATATGGCGATTGGAATCTCGTCATTGCCGCTTATAACTGCGGACCGGGAACCATCAACAAAGCAATACGCCGTGCAGACGGAAAGACCGATTACTGGGAGATATACAACTATCTGCCCAAAGAGACACGTGGTTACGTTCCGGCATTTATTGCCGCCAATTATGTAATGACATATTATTGCGATCACAACATCTGTCCAATGGAAACCGATATTCCTGCCGCCACGGATACAGTGCAGGTAACCAAAAATCTTCACTTCGAACAGATTGCGGATCTTTGCGGAATCAGTATGGAACAGATTAAAAGCCTTAACCCGCAATATAAAAAGAATATTATTCCCGGAGACAATAAGCCCTACACGCTTCGCCTTCCTCAAAGCTATATCAGTACCTTCATCGACCAGCAAGATACCATCTACGTTCATCGGATGGACGAATTATTTCATAACCGGAAAACAATTGCAATCAAAGACGATGTTCCCCCTAGCCGGACAAGAAGCAAAGCTACCGTCGGAAAGGGCAATTTAACTTATCATAAAATCAAAAGCGGGGAGACATTAGGTGCCATTGCTGAAAAATACGGTGTGCGTGTGAAGGATATCCAAAGTTGGAATGGCCTGCGAAATACTAGGATTGCAGCGGGAAAACGACTGAAAATATACAAATAAACGCATCTTTGCTTGTGAGGAGTTGAAAAATGCTTATTTTTGCAGAAAGCAATGAAAGGATAGCATTTATGGACAATATACCCCCAAGAGAAATAGCAGAAGAAGAGATGATCGAACAAGCGTTCCAAGAACTGCTGGACGATTACTTGGCAACCAAACACCGTAAACGTGTTGAAATCATAACCAAAGCCTTTAATTTTGCCAATCAGGCACATAAAGGAATAAAGCGCCGTTCGGGTGAGCCGTACATCATGCATCCGATTGCCGTTGCCAAAATCGTATGCAATGAGATCGGCCTCGGTTCTACTTCCATCTGTGCGGCACTTCTACACGATGTTGTAGAAGATACGGACTACACGGTTGAAGATATCGAAAACATCTTTGGCCCGAAGATTGCACAGATCGTAGACGGTCTGACCAAAATATCGGGGGGAATCTTCGGTGACCGCGCTTCCGCTCAGGCAGAAAACTTCAAGAAGCTATTGCTCACTATGTCCGATGACATCCGTGTTATCCTGATAAAAATAGCCGACCGTCTCCATAACATGCGCACGCTGGGTTCAATGCTTCCCAACAAGCAGTACAAAATCGCGGGAGAAACACTTTACATTTACGCTCCTCTTGCCAACCGTCTCGGACTATATAAGATAAAAACCGAACTTGAAAATCTCAGTTTCAAGTACGAACA encodes:
- a CDS encoding lytic transglycosylase domain-containing protein; amino-acid sequence: MKRIKSYYPLIFFFLLATSQVKAQSVDVTIKENGTERQESIELPKSMTYPLDSLLSDWKAKNYIDLGKDCSTSEVNPQFSDSVYIDRLSRIPAVMEMPYNDIVRKFIEMYSGRLRSQVSFMLSACNFYMPIFEEALDAYNLPFELKYLPIIESALNPSAVSRVGASGLWQFMLATGKMYGLESNSLVDERRDPIKATWAAARYLKELYGIYGDWNLVIAAYNCGPGTINKAIRRADGKTDYWEIYNYLPKETRGYVPAFIAANYVMTYYCDHNICPMETDIPAATDTVQVTKNLHFEQIADLCGISMEQIKSLNPQYKKNIIPGDNKPYTLRLPQSYISTFIDQQDTIYVHRMDELFHNRKTIAIKDDVPPSRTRSKATVGKGNLTYHKIKSGETLGAIAEKYGVRVKDIQSWNGLRNTRIAAGKRLKIYK